Proteins encoded by one window of Winogradskyella sp. PG-2:
- a CDS encoding alpha/beta hydrolase has protein sequence MKKIIYILIICLSFSCKNTKDTKTDNFETDIQSTTAHQFKSVDEVKLYAGKLLRFDSFPSKYITPRPVDIWLPKNYSSDKKYNVLYMHDGQMLFDSKMTWNKQEWKVDEWATQLVEEGKVKDFIVVAIHNIAQLRWQDLYPQKSFNFIDESVKDSLVDIAGKKNIKLNGDNYLKFVVEELKPIIDSSYSVYTDREHTFVMGSSMGGLMSIYAISEYPIVFGGAACLSTHWVGAMPMEDNPYPDGIFKYMEANLSKAGTHKLYFDYGNKTLDAHYPQYAPRVDEILKAKGYTEENSKNLFFEGTDHSENSWNSRLDQPIIFLLGK, from the coding sequence ATGAAAAAGATAATTTACATTTTAATTATTTGTTTAAGTTTTTCATGTAAAAACACAAAAGATACTAAAACAGATAATTTTGAAACGGATATTCAAAGTACTACAGCACATCAATTTAAAAGTGTTGATGAGGTAAAGCTTTACGCTGGTAAATTATTGAGATTTGATAGCTTTCCGTCTAAATATATTACACCTAGACCTGTAGATATTTGGTTGCCTAAAAATTATTCAAGTGATAAAAAGTATAATGTATTGTATATGCACGATGGTCAAATGCTATTTGATAGTAAAATGACATGGAATAAGCAAGAATGGAAAGTTGATGAATGGGCAACTCAATTAGTTGAAGAAGGAAAAGTTAAGGATTTTATTGTGGTGGCAATACATAACATTGCACAACTACGTTGGCAAGATTTATACCCTCAAAAGTCATTTAATTTTATAGATGAAAGTGTAAAAGATTCTCTAGTAGATATTGCAGGTAAAAAGAATATAAAACTGAATGGTGACAACTACTTAAAATTTGTCGTTGAAGAACTAAAACCCATCATTGATAGTTCTTATTCTGTTTATACTGATAGAGAACATACTTTCGTAATGGGTTCAAGTATGGGAGGTTTAATGTCTATCTATGCGATTAGCGAATATCCAATAGTGTTTGGAGGTGCAGCTTGTCTATCAACGCATTGGGTTGGAGCTATGCCAATGGAAGATAACCCATATCCTGATGGGATTTTTAAATATATGGAAGCAAATTTATCAAAAGCTGGCACACATAAATTGTATTTCGATTATGGTAATAAAACTTTAGATGCGCATTACCCACAATACGCACCGAGAGTAGATGAAATTTTAAAAGCAAAAGGTTATACAGAAGAAAATTCAAAGAATCTGTTTTTTGAAGGTACAGATCACTCTGAAAATTCTTGGAATAGTAGATTAGACCAACCAATAATATTTTTATTAGGAAAATAG
- a CDS encoding TIM-barrel domain-containing protein, whose product MKHILLYISVLLFTVTITAQNANRIFKSAQVEGLYVKVTVNDGYYIINPYSSTIIETTFVPNGEMLNSESHAVVLSPSNSTIEINERANDILINTNGELYITITKSPFQISYYYKDKLITSEKQGYHKSKHELMDMVKGNIVADSTEKIEFNLTKGEVLYGGGARALGMNRRGNRLPLYNRAHYGYETRSELMNFTLPIVLSSNQYMIHFDNAPVGYLDLDSKGDNSLTYETIYGRKTYQVIVGETWYDIINNYTILTGKQPMLPRWALGNFSSRFGYHSQEEVEMTIDKFKEEEIAVDAVILDLFWFGKEIQGTLGNFEFYRDSFPEPIQMIKTLKAKNVETILITEPYVLTTSKRWDEAVKADILAKDSIGKPAVFDFYFGNGGIIDIYSPKGEQWFKNIYKGLSDYGVNGFWGDLGEPEVLPSWVNFESGTADEFHNIYGHDWAKLVYEASLESNPNRRPFVLMRAGYSGSQRYGMVPWSGDVNRTWGGFQSQPEIALQMGMQGLAYMHSDLGGFAGDNLDDELYLRWLQYGVFNPIFRPHAQESVASEPVFRSEKTKALANEAIELRYKLLEYNYNLVYQNNQFGKPLMRPLFFEEPENKDLFNYSKTYLWGNDILVSPVLEADITEQEIYFPKDNVWFDFYTDERFEGGQTRTVSLKENSIPTYVRAGAFIPISKPVPSTKEYNSSLKLHYYFDITKAETEQYIYSDNGSDTNAIENNAYEVLEFESKYKGTKLEFEFEYETELKERYGDLMTIVSGKKSIHLIIHKIPREPKYIKVNGRKVSGKWDSKSKTISVSGVIKPSEALKIKIKLKR is encoded by the coding sequence ATGAAACATATACTTCTATATATATCGGTTTTACTGTTTACAGTTACTATTACTGCTCAAAACGCAAACCGTATTTTTAAAAGTGCTCAAGTTGAAGGCCTATATGTAAAAGTTACAGTTAATGATGGTTACTACATTATCAACCCATATTCTTCAACTATTATAGAGACTACTTTTGTTCCAAATGGTGAAATGTTGAATTCAGAGTCACATGCAGTGGTTTTAAGTCCTAGTAATTCCACCATTGAAATAAACGAAAGAGCTAATGATATTCTAATAAATACTAATGGTGAACTTTATATTACAATAACAAAAAGCCCATTCCAAATCTCATACTACTACAAGGACAAGCTCATCACATCGGAAAAACAAGGCTACCACAAGAGTAAACATGAGCTAATGGACATGGTAAAAGGCAACATCGTTGCAGATTCTACCGAAAAAATAGAATTCAATCTAACCAAAGGCGAAGTGTTATATGGAGGAGGAGCAAGAGCTTTGGGCATGAATCGTCGTGGAAACCGGTTACCATTATACAATAGAGCGCATTATGGATATGAGACCAGAAGCGAGTTAATGAACTTTACATTACCAATTGTATTATCATCTAATCAATACATGATTCATTTTGATAATGCACCAGTAGGCTATTTAGATTTAGACAGTAAAGGTGATAATAGCTTAACTTACGAGACTATTTATGGTCGAAAAACTTACCAAGTCATAGTTGGTGAAACATGGTACGATATTATAAATAATTATACAATCTTAACAGGAAAACAACCCATGCTACCACGTTGGGCTTTAGGGAATTTCTCTAGTCGTTTTGGATACCATTCCCAAGAAGAAGTTGAAATGACCATTGATAAATTTAAAGAAGAGGAAATCGCTGTTGATGCTGTAATTTTAGATTTATTTTGGTTTGGAAAAGAGATACAAGGGACTTTAGGAAATTTTGAATTTTATAGAGATTCGTTTCCAGAGCCAATACAGATGATTAAGACTTTAAAGGCGAAAAATGTTGAAACCATTCTTATTACCGAACCTTATGTTTTAACAACTTCTAAACGTTGGGATGAAGCTGTAAAGGCAGATATCTTAGCCAAAGACTCTATTGGTAAGCCAGCTGTTTTTGACTTTTATTTTGGTAATGGTGGTATTATAGATATTTATAGCCCAAAAGGAGAACAGTGGTTTAAAAATATTTATAAAGGTTTGTCAGATTATGGTGTTAACGGATTTTGGGGGGATTTAGGTGAACCTGAAGTATTACCATCTTGGGTGAATTTTGAAAGTGGAACTGCAGACGAATTTCATAATATCTATGGTCACGACTGGGCAAAATTAGTTTACGAAGCGAGTTTAGAATCAAATCCTAACAGAAGACCTTTTGTTTTAATGCGAGCTGGTTACTCAGGTTCGCAACGTTATGGCATGGTGCCTTGGTCTGGTGATGTTAACAGAACTTGGGGAGGTTTCCAAAGTCAACCTGAAATTGCATTACAAATGGGAATGCAAGGTTTAGCTTATATGCATAGCGATTTAGGAGGATTTGCAGGCGATAACCTAGATGATGAGTTGTATTTGCGTTGGTTACAATATGGTGTGTTTAACCCAATTTTCAGACCTCATGCTCAAGAGAGTGTAGCAAGTGAACCAGTTTTTAGAAGTGAGAAAACAAAAGCTTTAGCTAATGAAGCTATTGAGTTACGCTATAAATTACTTGAGTATAATTATAATTTGGTTTATCAAAACAACCAATTTGGAAAACCGTTAATGCGCCCTTTGTTTTTTGAAGAACCAGAGAATAAAGATTTGTTTAACTATTCCAAAACCTATTTATGGGGAAATGATATTTTGGTGTCACCTGTTTTGGAAGCTGATATAACTGAACAAGAAATATACTTTCCTAAAGATAATGTATGGTTTGATTTTTATACAGATGAAAGATTTGAAGGTGGACAAACAAGAACTGTTTCGTTAAAGGAGAACTCAATTCCGACTTATGTGAGAGCTGGTGCTTTTATTCCTATATCAAAACCTGTGCCAAGTACTAAAGAATATAATAGTTCTTTAAAATTACACTATTATTTTGATATTACGAAAGCTGAAACTGAACAATACATTTACTCCGATAATGGAAGTGATACCAATGCTATTGAAAACAATGCGTATGAGGTTTTAGAATTTGAATCAAAATATAAAGGAACGAAACTAGAATTCGAATTTGAATATGAAACTGAACTTAAAGAAAGATATGGTGATTTGATGACAATAGTATCTGGAAAGAAATCAATTCATTTAATTATTCATAAGATTCCAAGAGAACCGAAATATATTAAGGTTAATGGTAGAAAAGTATCTGGAAAATGGGATTCTAAATCTAAGACAATATCAGTTTCGGGAGTTATAAAACCATCTGAAGCACTAAAAATCAAAATCAAACTAAAAAGATAA
- a CDS encoding alpha-amylase family glycosyl hydrolase, with the protein MNKKISILSVIALAFVFGCKKEIKETSNTEEMKTQMKKKEVVYQVFTRLFGNINTTNKPWGTLEENGVGKFNDFTDKALNEIKDLGVTHIWYTGVPHHDVITDYTKYGISNDDPDIVKGRAGSPYAVKDYYNVNPDLAVNIENRLEEFEALIARSHKVGLKVIIDIVPNHVARNYQSLTNPEGASDFGAEDDKTKIYDVNNNFYYNPGEAFKVPEWNHGYQPLGGEKHLLADSKFEEVPAKWTGNGSRASQPNINDWYETVKVNYGVSPDGKKDFDELPDAYAGEAYESHYEFWQDKTVPSSWKKFKNIALYWTDKGVDGFRFDMAEMVPVEFWSYMNSHIKMKNADAFLLAEVYNPSLYRDYIKKGKMDYLYDKVQLYDTIKHVMQGHGKTDNIPPILDDLSDIEHHMLHFLENHDEQRIASPDFAGNALKGKPAMVISATSTTAPTMIYFGQEFGEPGDEDLGFGDPTRTSIFDYGSVPSQVRWVNDNKFDGGQSTDEEKELRDFYKRLLNFTINSSALAENYQDIHIYNQQHTEWYNDKVLSYVRWSDDEQLIIISNFNAENTYGFELQLPEDLVSKLELKDGEYELKDQLYKAYSSTLKVNNGKAKVRIDIKPLESFILKIK; encoded by the coding sequence ATGAACAAAAAAATTAGCATATTAAGTGTCATTGCTTTAGCCTTCGTGTTTGGTTGTAAAAAGGAAATAAAAGAAACTTCCAATACCGAAGAAATGAAAACCCAAATGAAGAAAAAAGAAGTCGTTTACCAAGTGTTTACAAGGTTATTTGGAAATATAAATACCACAAACAAACCATGGGGAACTTTAGAAGAAAACGGTGTAGGAAAGTTTAATGACTTTACTGATAAGGCTCTAAACGAAATTAAAGATTTGGGAGTGACACATATTTGGTATACAGGAGTACCTCATCACGATGTAATCACCGATTACACAAAATACGGTATTTCAAACGATGATCCAGATATTGTGAAAGGTCGTGCAGGTTCCCCTTATGCAGTTAAGGATTATTATAATGTCAATCCCGATTTAGCTGTAAATATAGAAAATAGACTTGAGGAATTTGAAGCTTTAATAGCGCGTTCTCACAAAGTTGGGCTTAAAGTTATTATAGATATTGTTCCAAACCATGTCGCTCGTAATTATCAGAGTTTAACTAATCCTGAAGGAGCTTCAGATTTTGGTGCTGAAGATGATAAAACAAAAATTTACGACGTTAATAACAATTTCTATTACAATCCAGGTGAAGCTTTTAAAGTTCCAGAATGGAATCATGGTTACCAACCTTTAGGCGGCGAAAAACATCTACTCGCAGATAGTAAATTTGAAGAAGTGCCTGCAAAATGGACAGGAAATGGTTCAAGAGCATCACAACCAAATATCAATGATTGGTACGAAACCGTAAAAGTTAATTATGGTGTGTCACCAGACGGTAAAAAAGATTTTGACGAATTACCAGATGCTTATGCTGGTGAAGCTTATGAATCTCATTATGAGTTTTGGCAAGATAAAACCGTACCTAGTTCTTGGAAAAAATTTAAAAATATCGCCTTATACTGGACAGATAAAGGAGTAGATGGTTTCAGATTTGACATGGCAGAAATGGTGCCTGTAGAATTCTGGAGTTATATGAATTCGCATATAAAAATGAAAAATGCAGATGCCTTTTTATTAGCTGAGGTATATAATCCGAGTTTATATCGCGATTACATCAAGAAAGGAAAAATGGATTATTTGTATGACAAAGTTCAGTTATACGATACTATAAAACATGTAATGCAAGGTCATGGAAAAACGGATAATATTCCTCCAATTTTAGATGACTTAAGCGATATAGAACATCACATGCTTCATTTCTTAGAAAACCATGATGAGCAACGTATTGCGAGTCCAGATTTTGCTGGTAATGCATTAAAAGGAAAGCCAGCAATGGTTATTTCGGCAACTTCTACTACAGCACCAACAATGATTTATTTTGGACAAGAATTTGGTGAACCTGGAGATGAGGATTTAGGATTTGGTGACCCAACTAGAACTTCGATTTTCGATTACGGTTCAGTGCCAAGTCAAGTGCGTTGGGTAAACGATAATAAGTTTGATGGTGGGCAATCTACTGATGAAGAAAAAGAGCTTCGAGATTTTTATAAACGTTTATTGAATTTTACCATTAATAGTTCAGCTTTAGCAGAGAACTATCAAGACATTCATATATATAATCAACAGCATACAGAATGGTATAATGATAAAGTGTTATCTTATGTTCGTTGGAGTGACGATGAGCAGTTAATTATTATTTCAAATTTTAATGCAGAAAACACATATGGTTTTGAATTACAATTACCAGAAGATTTAGTTTCAAAATTAGAGTTAAAAGACGGTGAATATGAGTTAAAGGATCAATTATATAAGGCTTATTCGTCAACTTTAAAAGTTAATAACGGTAAAGCAAAAGTGCGAATAGATATTAAACCATTAGAATCTTTTATTCTTAAAATTAAATAA
- a CDS encoding alpha-amylase family glycosyl hydrolase translates to MISNCENKNKSEEVVVASEVSSVADAPFVWEGANLYFLLTDRFNNGDTSNDINFDRTKETGMLRGFKGGDIKGITQKVKEGYFTDLGINAIWMTPIVEQIHGGTDEGTGVTYGFHGYWAKDWTRIDPNFGTKEDLHELVKEAHARGIRIVLDAVINHTGPVAEKDPVWPDDWVRTGPQCKYDNYENTVTCTLVANLPDIKTESNDNVDLPPQLVEKWKAEGRYQQEIKELDDFFERTGHPRAPRFYIMKWLIDYITEFGVDGYRVDTVKHTEEYVWQEFKTECDYAFSEFKEKNPEKVLDKSDFYLVGEVYNYNISGGKLFDFGDRKVNYFEPESFHSLINFEFKWNSKELSYEALFKKYSNILNGELKDFGTLNYLSSHDDGSPFDAVRKKPFETANKLLLSPGTSQVYYGDESSRSLVIAGTEGDATLRSMMNWDSIAKRKRTKEVLSHWQKLGKFRANHPAVGAGVHQMITERPYYFYRSYQKEDYKDVVVIGLDVHKGAKSIDVSKIFKDGDVIYDAYSGITTEIKNGRVIIDSEYDIVLLEKM, encoded by the coding sequence ATGATTTCAAATTGTGAAAATAAAAATAAATCAGAGGAAGTTGTAGTTGCTTCTGAAGTCTCTTCGGTAGCTGATGCACCTTTCGTTTGGGAAGGAGCTAACTTATACTTTTTGTTAACAGATCGCTTTAATAATGGTGATACTTCAAATGATATTAATTTCGATAGAACTAAGGAAACAGGAATGCTTCGTGGTTTTAAAGGAGGAGATATAAAAGGTATAACTCAAAAAGTAAAAGAAGGTTATTTTACTGACTTAGGAATCAATGCCATTTGGATGACACCAATTGTAGAACAAATTCATGGTGGAACTGATGAAGGTACAGGAGTGACTTATGGATTTCATGGGTATTGGGCAAAAGATTGGACACGCATAGATCCTAACTTTGGGACAAAAGAAGATTTACATGAGTTAGTAAAAGAAGCGCATGCTAGAGGGATTAGAATTGTACTAGATGCAGTAATTAATCACACAGGTCCTGTGGCAGAAAAAGATCCTGTTTGGCCAGATGATTGGGTAAGAACTGGTCCACAATGCAAATACGATAATTACGAGAATACAGTGACTTGTACATTGGTAGCAAATTTACCAGATATTAAAACAGAATCTAATGACAATGTAGATTTACCACCACAATTAGTAGAAAAATGGAAAGCAGAAGGACGTTACCAGCAAGAAATTAAAGAGCTCGATGACTTTTTTGAGCGAACTGGGCATCCAAGAGCACCACGTTTTTATATAATGAAGTGGCTTATAGATTACATTACCGAATTTGGCGTAGATGGTTACAGAGTAGATACTGTAAAGCATACTGAAGAATATGTATGGCAAGAGTTTAAAACGGAGTGTGATTATGCTTTTTCAGAATTTAAAGAGAAGAATCCGGAAAAGGTATTGGATAAAAGCGATTTTTATTTGGTAGGTGAAGTTTATAATTACAATATAAGTGGAGGTAAACTTTTCGATTTTGGTGATAGAAAAGTGAATTATTTTGAGCCAGAAAGCTTCCATAGTTTAATAAATTTTGAATTTAAATGGAACTCAAAAGAATTAAGTTATGAAGCATTGTTTAAAAAATATTCAAATATTTTAAATGGTGAATTAAAAGATTTTGGAACATTAAATTATTTAAGTTCACACGATGATGGAAGCCCTTTTGATGCTGTAAGAAAGAAACCTTTTGAAACAGCGAATAAGTTGTTATTATCACCAGGCACGTCTCAAGTTTATTATGGTGATGAATCGTCACGTTCATTAGTTATAGCAGGTACAGAAGGAGATGCTACTTTGCGTTCTATGATGAATTGGGATTCGATAGCTAAAAGAAAACGAACAAAAGAAGTGTTATCGCATTGGCAGAAATTAGGGAAGTTTAGAGCAAATCATCCGGCTGTTGGTGCTGGTGTTCATCAAATGATTACAGAACGGCCTTATTATTTCTATAGAAGTTATCAAAAAGAAGATTACAAAGATGTTGTAGTAATAGGTTTAGATGTGCATAAAGGTGCGAAATCTATAGATGTATCCAAGATATTTAAAGATGGTGATGTAATTTATGATGCCTATTCTGGTATTACTACAGAAATTAAAAATGGAAGGGTTATAATTGATTCGGAATATGACATAGTATTATTAGAAAAAATGTAA
- a CDS encoding GAF domain-containing protein → MDINDNIDSPLIIKVSFNKLLNQYKDLIVADNDFIATNARRVLKIAEDNPILRDGFSDLKLLNTYEKEIEGILQDSFSPILTKNEIKTASVPFQDVIFNSSKRFKSLLKTAGDDFELQIKNMPTDQRYIIACTIILNFCYGYNLNFKRPFFYEIPDANGIMRYYKILYNADFTEIVPKKNAPKITQEDYDELLDNFENIDLWRQKFPPNSYEFKGFVISNIFDVTDDQSISNIKSSLIGEDKRKDESFMNSFYEIFRSLFGFKNLEVGFSIFNEEEGSFERVYGVGMNSFLLNKEEKLSCGDALCDWSYNRLIKEKSYFSVSDVDRLYKLSEGQAPHIKVLHDQGFKSAIFAPIANDDGLMGILEIVSTEPKVLNSIIANKLVDVMPFIVSAVERSKNEEENLIEAIIQKECTSIHPSVHWKFEKEAKNFIKAQMNGNEPSFNKIAFENIYPLYGQIDIKGSSDARNWATQQDLTLQLNTIKQVLDAASDLEELPIYEQYNYQINEFLNGLSSNFQVDSEHQISEFIKEDAEPLLRHLYIKDNLKDLIDNYFNKIDDDVDVLYHHRKHYDDTIALINKEMAALLDQKQVEAQLMYPHYFERFKTDGVEHNMYIGESITKEDSFNPIYLYNLRLWQLQVMVEMENSYYQMQSEFPVALDVASMILVFNQPLSISFRMDEKHFDVDGTYNARYEIVKKRVDKAYIKGTTERVTQKGKISIVYSQKEDEREYMRYIKFLQSKKYLDDDVEVVELQDLQAVTGLKAIRASVLYHKEKDDKAFYTYDDLMKEIKA, encoded by the coding sequence TTGGATATCAACGACAATATAGATTCACCCTTAATCATCAAGGTTAGTTTTAATAAGTTATTAAATCAATATAAAGATTTAATTGTGGCTGATAATGATTTTATTGCTACAAATGCGCGTCGCGTACTCAAGATAGCCGAGGATAATCCGATTTTGAGAGATGGATTTAGTGATTTAAAATTACTGAATACCTATGAGAAAGAAATAGAAGGAATTCTTCAAGATTCTTTTAGTCCTATTTTAACTAAAAATGAAATTAAGACGGCTTCTGTCCCATTTCAAGATGTTATTTTTAATTCTTCTAAGCGTTTTAAATCATTACTAAAAACAGCAGGTGATGATTTTGAATTGCAGATTAAAAATATGCCTACAGATCAAAGGTATATTATTGCTTGTACCATAATTTTAAACTTTTGTTATGGTTATAACCTTAATTTTAAGAGACCATTCTTTTATGAAATACCGGATGCTAATGGAATAATGCGTTATTATAAAATTTTATATAATGCAGATTTTACCGAAATAGTACCTAAGAAGAATGCGCCTAAAATTACTCAAGAAGATTATGATGAGTTATTAGATAATTTTGAAAATATTGATCTATGGAGACAAAAATTTCCTCCAAATAGTTACGAGTTTAAAGGCTTTGTAATTTCTAATATTTTTGATGTTACAGACGATCAATCGATTTCAAATATAAAATCATCTTTAATAGGTGAAGACAAGCGTAAAGATGAAAGCTTTATGAATAGCTTTTATGAAATCTTCCGTTCTCTATTTGGATTTAAAAATTTAGAAGTAGGATTTTCTATATTTAATGAAGAAGAAGGTTCTTTTGAGCGTGTTTATGGTGTGGGTATGAATAGTTTTTTACTTAATAAAGAAGAAAAACTATCTTGTGGAGATGCGCTTTGCGACTGGTCTTATAACAGACTAATAAAAGAGAAGTCTTATTTTTCTGTTTCAGATGTGGATCGACTTTATAAACTTTCAGAAGGTCAAGCGCCACATATTAAAGTATTGCACGATCAAGGTTTTAAGAGTGCCATTTTTGCTCCAATAGCAAATGACGATGGTTTAATGGGCATTCTAGAAATTGTTTCTACTGAGCCAAAGGTTTTAAATAGTATTATTGCCAATAAGTTGGTAGATGTAATGCCATTTATTGTATCTGCTGTTGAACGTTCTAAGAATGAAGAAGAGAACTTGATCGAAGCTATTATTCAGAAAGAGTGTACATCGATACATCCAAGTGTACATTGGAAATTTGAAAAAGAAGCTAAAAACTTTATTAAAGCTCAAATGAATGGTAATGAACCAAGCTTTAATAAAATTGCATTCGAAAATATTTACCCGCTTTACGGTCAAATAGATATTAAAGGGTCTTCTGATGCCAGAAATTGGGCAACACAACAAGATTTAACACTTCAACTAAACACTATAAAGCAAGTTTTAGATGCGGCTAGTGATTTAGAAGAGTTACCAATCTATGAGCAGTATAATTATCAAATTAATGAATTTTTAAATGGACTTTCTTCAAATTTTCAAGTAGATAGTGAGCACCAAATTTCAGAATTCATCAAGGAAGACGCAGAACCTCTTTTAAGGCACCTTTACATTAAAGACAATTTAAAGGATTTAATAGATAACTATTTTAATAAAATAGATGATGACGTAGATGTGTTATATCATCATAGAAAGCACTATGATGATACCATTGCTTTAATTAATAAAGAGATGGCTGCGCTTTTAGACCAAAAGCAAGTAGAGGCACAACTCATGTATCCACATTATTTTGAGCGTTTTAAAACAGATGGAGTAGAACATAATATGTATATAGGTGAGTCTATTACTAAAGAAGATAGTTTTAATCCAATATACTTATATAATCTTAGGTTGTGGCAATTGCAAGTGATGGTAGAAATGGAAAACTCATATTATCAAATGCAATCTGAATTTCCAGTAGCATTAGATGTTGCATCTATGATTTTGGTTTTTAATCAGCCTTTATCCATTAGTTTTAGAATGGATGAAAAACATTTTGATGTTGATGGTACTTATAATGCACGTTACGAAATCGTAAAAAAACGTGTAGATAAAGCCTATATTAAAGGAACAACAGAGCGCGTTACCCAAAAAGGAAAAATAAGTATTGTTTATTCTCAAAAAGAAGATGAAAGAGAATATATGAGATATATTAAATTCTTACAGTCTAAAAAGTACTTAGATGATGATGTAGAGGTTGTAGAACTTCAGGATTTACAGGCTGTTACTGGTTTAAAAGCAATTCGTGCAAGTGTATTATATCACAAAGAAAAAGACGATAAGGCCTTTTATACCTATGATGATTTAATGAAAGAAATTAAAGCTTAA
- a CDS encoding Pycsar system effector family protein gives MKNLIAEAEKYVTSYLNENLDPSFVYHNLAHTQRVVAKAIELTNESDLSEIEKQQVIIAAWFHDIGFTKTIEGHEKESAKIASEFLKLNNVSDESIKVIKELIQATQMHYKPKNKLEGYIRDADCAHLSSKNYADYAALLRKEWELTLDKKVSKQDWLQENISFLTSHSFNTDLATKKWEGRKSKNLASLLQNYNKTKVDSSKLEQKKEELTFKKEKLELPDRGIETMFRVALRNHITLSDIADTKANILLSVNAIIISLVLSNLVSKLDNPSNAYLIWPTAIFAASTVISIILSVLATRPNVSGGKFTKEDVANKKVNLLFFGNFHKMKLDEFEWAMQEMMQDKDYLYGSLTKDLYFLGLVLNRKYSLLRLTYTVFAIGIIISVIAFAVAFQFSGAETLVDNVL, from the coding sequence ATGAAAAACTTAATCGCGGAAGCAGAGAAATACGTTACTTCTTATCTAAATGAGAATTTAGACCCTTCATTTGTTTATCATAATTTAGCGCATACTCAACGTGTTGTTGCAAAAGCCATAGAATTAACAAATGAAAGTGATTTAAGTGAGATTGAGAAACAACAGGTCATTATTGCTGCATGGTTTCATGATATTGGTTTTACAAAAACTATTGAAGGTCATGAAAAAGAAAGTGCTAAAATAGCTTCAGAATTTTTAAAGTTGAATAACGTTTCTGATGAAAGTATAAAAGTTATTAAAGAACTTATTCAAGCAACTCAAATGCATTATAAACCTAAAAACAAACTTGAAGGTTATATAAGAGATGCAGATTGTGCTCATTTATCAAGTAAAAATTATGCTGATTATGCCGCATTACTTAGAAAGGAGTGGGAATTGACACTTGATAAAAAAGTATCTAAACAAGATTGGTTACAAGAAAATATTTCTTTTTTAACTAGCCATTCTTTTAATACAGATTTAGCTACAAAGAAGTGGGAAGGTCGAAAAAGTAAAAACCTAGCTAGTCTTCTACAGAATTATAACAAAACCAAAGTAGATTCAAGTAAGTTAGAACAAAAGAAAGAAGAATTAACTTTTAAAAAAGAAAAATTAGAATTGCCTGATCGTGGTATTGAAACAATGTTTAGAGTTGCGCTGAGAAACCATATTACGTTAAGTGATATTGCAGATACTAAGGCCAATATTCTACTATCCGTAAATGCCATTATCATCTCTTTAGTATTATCTAATTTGGTTTCTAAGTTAGATAATCCATCTAACGCATATTTAATATGGCCTACTGCTATATTTGCAGCATCTACAGTTATTTCAATTATATTATCTGTACTGGCCACAAGACCAAATGTATCTGGAGGAAAATTCACCAAAGAAGATGTCGCTAATAAAAAAGTTAACCTTCTATTCTTTGGGAATTTTCATAAAATGAAGCTTGATGAGTTTGAATGGGCTATGCAAGAAATGATGCAAGACAAAGATTACTTATATGGTTCGCTAACAAAAGACCTATATTTCTTAGGCTTAGTATTAAATAGAAAATATAGTTTATTGCGTCTTACATATACGGTCTTTGCAATAGGCATTATTATAAGTGTTATCGCATTTGCAGTAGCATTTCAATTTTCAGGAGCAGAAACTTTAGTAGATAATGTATTGTAA